One region of Acropora muricata isolate sample 2 chromosome 13, ASM3666990v1, whole genome shotgun sequence genomic DNA includes:
- the LOC136896770 gene encoding uncharacterized protein: MKRFIDNCRKSEKQKGPLTTKEFEAAEKFWITQVQTSQPLKSDVGLKKDEGGIFRCAGRVQHYNPVFLPRNCKLAALIVRHVHEQTLHGGVSTTLCRVREKFWIPKLRSLTKRVIHNCDICLRYRKKLLTISCTSDSMLPVFRAELSDPFAVTGVDFAGPMYYKIKKSTTAKAYIALFTCASTRAVHLKLCRDLTATEFQRALKEFVARRGCPQTIVSDNGKTFVTTGRWLSTLKKDHGVVTTWEH, encoded by the coding sequence ATGAAACGGTTTATTGACAACTGTAGAAAGTCTGAGAAGCAGAAAGGACCACTAACGACAAAGGAATTTGAAGCTGCAGAGAAGTTTTGGATCACTCAGGTGCAAACGTCTCAACCATTAAAGTCAGATGTGGGCTTGAAGAAGGACGAAGGAGGGATCTTCAGATGTGCTGGCAGAGTTCAACATTACAATCCAGTGTTTCTACCCCGCAATTGCAAGTTGGCAGCTTTGATCGTTCGACATGTCCACGAGCAGACCTTGCATGGGGGAGTCTCCACAACCTTGTGTCGCGTGCGAGAGAAGTTTTGGATACCGAAACTACGATCACTAACAAAGAGAGTTATTCATAACTGTGACATTTGCCTACGTTACCGTAAGAAGCTGCTGACCATCTCATGCACTTCTGACTCCATGTTGCCAGTCTTCAGAGCTGAACTGTCAGATCCTTTTGCTGTCACAGGAGTGGATTTTGCCGGACCAATGTATTACAAGATTAAGAAGTCAACAACTGCGAAGGCTTATATTGCTCTATTTACCTGTGCCAGCACTCGAGCAGTACACCTAAAGCTTTGTCGTGATCTCACTGCCACTGAGTTTCAAAGAGCCCTGAAGGAGTTCGTTGCCAGAAGAGGATGCCCTCAAACTATAGTAAGCGACAATGGGAAAACATTTGTGACCACCGGGAGATGGTTGTCCACCTTGAAGAAAGATCATGGCGTGGTAACTACTTGGGAACATTGA
- the LOC136896771 gene encoding uncharacterized protein → MVDIAEQHYAKELKKATYYVDEIKEKLGTGAKEDLQLAYEKVCELNRTIETAADGVKDAMLEDEKTFDRLNATLPGNTASISLSPSDRFYGANDCQTTLHSTVLAKVNGIRARIMLDSGVSSSYISANLLTELNIKPHRIERRVIEQMYGTVNKQVEIYTVHLKSDAIDDFEMELQCINAEKPVLTNLPNPRIPELKLKNSRIRRLVLSEEAATAEKLPVHVILGAADIQRIKSTEPAVLGSNPETDPGAEFTMLGWVIARRSILPNTGEEKGFFLNSGQDEFVQMYSQEVFGLADVVNTQELFHADFVDQLQRLEDGTYSTRLPWKIDHAPLPTNKELSLGRLRSTTRKLETMQRLEEYHEVMEQQLEQGILELVPEVPTGEVIHYIPHQPVIRDQAESTKMRIVYDCSAKSHSQEPSLNDCLEVGPSLQPMIFDILLRNRLNFLCITGDIQKAFLQIKVDPKDRDALRLLWYENLDSKTVQQYRFTRVIFGSGPSPYILGATLQKHVSQYAEKYPTTTDELLKNTYVDDVQSGGRQKEELLKFKEEAIKIMEEGGFQLHKWHSNIPEVEAPLSASGNALASTVSPAYAKILGVPWNKTEDRLEIGFMKPLKEANDNKLTKRKTLSAINGIFDLLGISDPVVITGKVLYSQACLRKLRWDEEVPDDIQRPWNKWLKGMAERPWLRIPRSVVNNDVTRIVLHGFADASKVAVSVAVYTLAFHVTSPVQRNLLVAKSRIAPRDLSIPRLELIAAHMLSRLMNHVKEVLKDQPIDDYHCWVDSTTVLYWIKGQGTWSQFVRNRTKTIQEKGYIQWHHVPTDDNPSDQGSRGIESRK, encoded by the coding sequence ATGGTAGATATTGCTGAGCAGCACTACGCGAAGGAACTGAAAAAGGCGACCTATTATGTGGATGAGATCAAGGAAAAGCTGGGTACCGGTGCGAAAGAGGATTTGCAGTTGGCCTACGAGAAGGTTTGCGAGCTAAACAGGACAATCGAAACTGCGGCGGACGGGGTGAAAGACGCCATGTTAGAAGACGAGAAGACCTTTGATCGACTCAATGCAACACTTCCAGGTAACACTGCCTCTATCTCTCTGAGCCCTTCTGACAGGTTTTATGGGGCAAATGACTGCCAAACAACACTGCATTCAACTGTGTTAGCCAAAGTTAATGGAATACGGGCACGGATCATGCTTGACAGCGGGGTTAGTAGCTCTTACATTAGTGCGAACCTACTAACTGAACTAAACATTAAGCCCCACCGAATTGAGAGGAGAGTCATCGAGCAAATGTATGGGACAGTGAACAAACAAGTTGAGATTTACACCGTTCACTTGAAATCAGATGCTATTGATGACTTTGAAATGGAGTTACAATGTATCAATGCAGAGAAGCCCGTTTTGACCAACCTTCCAAATCCGAGAATCCCAGAGTTGAAACTGAAGAATAGCCGCATTAGGAGGCTAGTTTTAAGCGAAGAGGCAGCGACAGCAGAGAAATTACCGGTACATGTAATCCTAGGAGCTGCTGACATTCAAAGGATAAAATCGACTGAGCCTGCAGTTCTTGGATCAAACCCAGAAACCGACCCAGGGGCCGAGTTCACTATGTTAGGGTGGGTTATCGCTAGAAGATCTATTTTGCCAAACACTGGAGAAGAGAAAGGCTTCTTTTTGAACTCTGGTCAAGATGAATTTGTGCAAATGTATTCTCAGGAAGTATTTGGATTGGCAGATGTGGTGAACACACAGGAACTATTCCATGCAGATTTCGTGGATCAGTTGCAGCGATTAGAAGATGGAACCTATTCAACAAGGTTACCGTGGAAAATAGACCATGCTCCTTTACCTACAAACAAGGAACTTTCTTTGGGAAGGCTGAGAAGCACAACGAGAAAACTGGAGACAATGCAGAGGCTCGAGGAGTACCATGAAGTCATGGAGCAGCAACTAGAACAGGGGATCTTGGAACTAGTACCAGAAGTTCCCACGGGGGAGGTCATTCATTACATCCCCCACCAACCTGTCATTCGTGACCAGGCAGAATCTACCAAAATGAGGATAGTTTATGATTGCTCAGCAAAGTCACACTCTCAAGAACCATCACTGAATGACTGTTTAGAAGTTGGTCCCTCTCTTCAGCCGATGATCTTTGACATCCTTCTGCGGAACCGTCTCAACTTTCTGTGTATCACAGGTGACATACAGAAGGCCTTTCTCCAAATTAAGGTGGATCCTAAGGACCGAGATGCATTGCGTCTCCTATGGTATGAGAATCTTGACTCAAAAACAGTTCAGCAGTATCGCTTTACGAGAGTAATCTTTGGATCAGGGCCAAGCCCATACATTCTGGGGGCTACACTTCAAAAACACGTAAGTCAGTATGCGGAGAAGTATCCTACTACTACAGATGAGTTATTGAAGAACACTTACGTGGACGACGTTCAATCAGGTGGCAGACAGAAGGAAGAACTGTTGAAGTTTAAGGAAGAAGCAATCAAGATAATGGAGGAGGGTGGCTTTCAGCTCCACAAGTGGCACAGCAACATCCCAGAGGTAGAAGCACCACTTAGTGCCAGCGGCAATGCATTAGCATCTACAGTGAGTCCTGCTTATGCAAAGATACTTGGAGTGCCTTGGAACAAGACTGAAGACAGGCTCGAGATCGGGTTCATGAAGCCATTGAAAGAAGCCAATGATAACAAATTGACAAAGAGGAAGACGCTGTCCGCCATCAATGGTATCTTTGACTTGTTGGGGATTTCAGACCCAGTTGTCATCACAGGAAAGGTCCTATATAGCCAAGCGTGCTTGCGGAAACTGAGGTGGGATGAGGAAGTGCCCGATGACATCCAGAGACCTTGGAACAAGTGGTTAAAGGGAATGGCAGAACGCCCATGGTTAAGGATTCCACGCAGTGTCGTGAACAACGATGTAACAAGAATTGTTCTACATGGTTTTGCTGATGCAAGCAAGGTGGCTGTCTCAGTGGCTGTATACACTCTAGCCTTCCACGTCACCTCACCAGTTCAACGAAACCTGCTTGTAGCAAAGTCAAGAATAGCACCAAGAGACTTGTCAATTCCACGGTTGGAACTTATTGCAGCACACATGTTGAGTAGGCTGATGAACCATGTGAAAGAAGTCTTGAAGGATCAGCCAATTGATGACTATCACTGCTGGGTTGACAGCACCACAGTACTGTACTGGATCAAGGGTCAAGGGACCTGGTCTCAATTTGTGCGGAACAGAACCAAAACCATTCAAGAGAAAGGGTACATACAGTGGCACCATGTACCGACTGATGACAACCCCAGCGACCAAGGAAGCAGAGGAATTGAGTCCAGAAAGTAG